One Drechmeria coniospora strain ARSEF 6962 chromosome 01, whole genome shotgun sequence genomic region harbors:
- a CDS encoding Rieske domain-containing protein: MSWNPFKSPSRPEAKWSCVGLASSFPDLGLEHDDSSPPPPCRSTLRAGGKLFQMPSMGEPPPSGVLRKVDADDDAGLQHELLVFQYKGKFHAVDHQCPHEAFPLSHGELFDIEDFGIVLSAGLTCSRHGWSFDLFTGKADRGSYELKVWEVQLREPSVARQELSTEETKGALHDADKEVWVRRKQKAG; this comes from the exons ATGTCATGGAATCCATTCAAGTCACCGTCTCGGCCGGAAGCCAAGTGGTCctgcgtcggcctcgcctcgtcctttcccgacctcggcctcgaacATGACGACTCGTCGCCTCCGCCACCCTGCCGCTCGACTCTCCGGGCCGGAGGCAAACTGTTCCAGATGCCGAGCATGGGCGAGCCTCCTCCCTCCGGGGTGCTGAGGAAGgtggacgccgacgacgacgcgggtCTCCAGCACGAGCTTCTCGTCTTTCAATACAAGGGCAAGTTtcacgccgtcgaccat CAATGTCCGCACGAGGCCTTTCCCCTTTCGCACGGCGAGCTCTTCGACATTGAGGACTTTGGAATCGTCCTCAGCGCTGGTCTGACCTGCTCAAGGCACGGTTGGTCCTTTGACTTGTTCACCGGCAAGGCGGATCGCGGCAGCTACGAGCTCAAGGTGTGGGAAGTTCAGCTGCGTGAACCTAGCGTCGCCCGACAGGAGCTGTCGACGGAAGAGACGAAAGGGGCCTTGCACGATGCTGATAAGGAGGTGTGGGTGAGAAGAAAACAAAAGGCGGGCTAG
- a CDS encoding RNA polymerase II CTD phosphatase Fcp1, translating to MYDKVVSLGSRLHYPITITKLLKSPGDALRKQENIVEYKFGWRRRVNDDEWVDETTYTEFDSPAEGKLKEWRIREGQVIGADTPCMTVEEACGHEVQIQGLCSLCGADMTEVNWASEEKDTDRAMINMTHDQTGLMVSENVAKKAEHDTQRRLLRQRKLSLVVDLDQTIIHACIEPTIGEWQADPSNPNHQSVEDVKSFQLNDDGPAGLASGCTYYIKLRPGLRDFLREVAAMYELHVYTMGTRAYALNIARIVDPDRKLFGNRVISRDENGNITSKSLQRLFPVSTNMVVIIDDRADVWPRNRPNLIKVVPYDFFKGIGDINSSFLPKRTDILPAASPQPLAAAAAAAAAAPDAQGGSPEAKASPLDELARMGGADDEASLELQAREQEKTLEKQLVDRPLLHMQEELDKEDELSAQASDDAGGAPAHHARHRLLSDDDEELMALQDHLTDLHTAFYETYDRRRDDRKQSEPTHPPGHARVRRRSVDDGVDLSMVPDVGDILDELKSNVLSGLVIVLSGLVPLGVDVESSEIGMQAQNFGAQVLDGVSRRVTHLVVSTSRPRTKKVQQAAKIPTIKIVNQNWLVDCLSQWRRLEESPYFLDILDQDREKSDDSTEPSSEAEDEEANDLKGFDWDMADKDLEEFLDDDGDDNDDDDGGDEDESDGAESGGDAETASVGTTDSRKARKRKKAADGDDSDADGSVAGESLLAKKQRLSRGRGTSALRSVQTLNNGDSASNGDGASQTTHDNFDDDLERDLLAELEAAEA from the coding sequence ATGTACGACAAGGTCGTCTCGCTGGGCTCCCGCCTGCACTACCCCATCACCATCACGAAGCTCCTCAAGTCGCCCGGCGACGCCCTCCGGAAGCAGGAGAACATTGTCGAGTACAAGTTCGGCTGGCGGCGCCgcgtcaacgacgacgagtggGTCGACGAGACGACCTACACCGAGTTCGACAGcccggccgagggcaagctCAAGGAATGGCGCATCCGCGAGGGCCAGGTCATCGGCGCCGACACGCCCTGCAtgacggtcgaggaggcgtGCGGGCACGAGGTCCAGATCCAGGGCCTCTGCAGCCTCTGCGGCGCCGACATGACCGAGGTCAACTGGGCGAGCGAGGAAAAGGACACGGACCGGGCCATGATCAACATGACGCACGACCAGACGGGCCTCATGGTCAGCGAGAACGTGGCCAAAAAGGCCGAGCACGACACCCAGAGGCGCCTGCTCCGCCAGCGCAAGCTCAgccttgtcgtcgacctcgaccagACCATCATCCACGCCTGCATCGAGCCGACCATCGGCGAGTGGCAGGCCGACCCGTCGAACCCGAACCACCAgtcggtcgaggacgtcAAGAGCTTCCAGCTCAACGATGACGGccccgccggcctcgccagcGGCTGCACCTATTACATCAAGCTGCGACCGGGCCTGCGGGACTTCCTCCGCGAGGTGGCCGCCATGTACGAGCTGCACGTATACACCATGGGCACGCGCGCCTACGCGCTCAACATTgcccgcatcgtcgacccCGACCGGAAGCTGTTCGGGAACCGCGTCATCAGCCGGGACGAGAACGGCAACATCACGTCCAAGAGCCTGCAGCGCCTCTTCCCCGTGAGCACGAACATGGTGGtcatcatcgacgaccgCGCCGACGTCTGGCCGAGGAACCGGCCGAACCTGATCAAGGTCGTGCCGTACGACTTCTTCAAGGGCATTGGCGATATCAACTCCAGCTTCCTGCCGAAGCGCACCGACATCCTcccggccgcctcgccccaaccgctcgccgccgccgccgccgccgccgccgccgcccccgacGCCCAGGGGGGCTcgcccgaggccaaggcgtcgcccctcgacgagctcgcgcgcatgggcggcgccgacgacgaggcgagcctCGAGCTGCAGGCGCGGGAGCAGGAGAAGACGCTCGAgaagcagctcgtcgaccggccgctgctgcacatgcaggaggagctcgacaagGAGGATGAGCTCTCGGCCCAGGCCtcggacgacgccggcggcgcgccCGCCCACCACGCCCGCCACCGGCTGctgagcgacgacgacgaggagctcatGGCGCTGCAGGACCACCTCACCGACCTGCACACGGCCTTTTACGAGACGTACGACCGGCGACGTGACGACCGGAAGCAGTCGGAACCGACGCACCCGCCGGGGCACGCGAGGGTGCGCAGGaggtccgtcgacgacggtgtcgACCTGTCCATGGTGCCCGACGTCGGTgacatcctcgacgagctcaagTCCAACGTGCTCTCgggcctcgtcatcgtcctctcGGGCCTCGtgccgctcggcgtcgacgtcgagagcTCCGAGATCGGCATGCAGGCCCAGAACTTTGGCGCCCaggtgctcgacggcgtctccCGACGCGTCAcccacctcgtcgtctcgacgTCGCGGCCGCGGACGAAAAAGGTGCAGCAGGCGGCCAAGATTCCGACCATCAAGATCGTGAACCAGAACTGGCTCGTCGACTGCCTCAGCCAGTGGCGCCGGCTGGAGGAGAGCCCCTACTTTTTGGACATTCTCGACCAGGACCGCGAAAAGTCGGACGACTCGACGGAGCCCtcgtccgaggccgaggacgaggaggccaacGATCTTAAGGGCTTCGACTGGGACATGGCCGACAAGGACCTCGAGGAgtttctcgacgacgacggcgacgacaacgacgacgacgacggcggcgatgaggacgagtcggacggcgccgagagcggcggcgacgcggaaACGGCGAGCGTCGGCACGACGGATTCACGCAAGGCCCGGAAgcggaagaaggcggccgacggcgacgactcggacgccgacggcagcgtcgccggGGAGAGTCTGCTGGCCAAGAAGCAGCGCCTGTCGCGCGGCAGAGGCACGTCGGCGCTGCGGTCGGTGCAGACGCTCAACAACGGGGATTCGGCGAGCAACGGCGATGGCGCATCGCAGACGACGCACGACAActttgacgacgacctcgagagGGACCTGCTGGCAGAGCTGGAGGCGGCCGAAGCGTAG